The following coding sequences lie in one Apium graveolens cultivar Ventura chromosome 1, ASM990537v1, whole genome shotgun sequence genomic window:
- the LOC141676579 gene encoding uncharacterized protein LOC141676579: MKPQEFRRTQDPVEAQSWLKEMEKSFKLAVVSEEKKVDYVSYFQKDEANYWWESARALEEEEVIIWGRFKKIFLNKYFLRNMQTQMQLKFFELKQEGMTVGEYEKEFTELARFVGNYMDTDEMRAKRFQQGLKPWLRSRVAAFELATYAN; the protein is encoded by the coding sequence ATGAAACCACAGGAGTTCCGTAGAACTCAAGACCCTGTAGAAGCCCAATCTTGGCTTAAAGAGATGGAGAAATCTTTCAAGCTAGCCGTTGTTAGTGAAGAAAAGAAGGTCGACTATGTGTCTTATTTCCAGAAAGATgaagcgaactattggtgggagtcagccCGTGCTTTAGAAGAAGAGGAAGTTATCATTTGGGGtagattcaagaagattttctTAAACAAGTATTTCCTGAGGAATATGCAGACTCAAATGCAATTGAAGTTCTTTGAATTGAAGCAAGAAGGAATGACTGTAGGAGAGTACGAGAAGGAATtcactgagttggctaggtttgttggAAATTATATGGACACGGATGAAATGAGagcgaagagatttcaacaaggattgaagccttggCTACGAAGTAGAGTGGCTGCTTTTGAATTGGCCACATATGCtaattga
- the LOC141664270 gene encoding uncharacterized protein LOC141664270 isoform X1 yields MANKDLRQLDTPHTHLISAFLAMESPDCLLSLARVCGGGSVTESVQRFIWDQCIGKAVSEQNGNFYRPYLKRFLKKLIVEVESTGAYVLDEFYEQYATFMISVKDDDMAKGLSRILKWVSFLFPDDCSKSGKLVIPLQCSLNLLEGDTGCSIWPSSLFLSEFILSFPEKFSGKSCFEVGSGVGLVGICLAHVRASKVTLSDGDLSTLANMKLNLDLNQSCLKSGLLEPTREVQCKYLPWESASECELHDIMPDLLLAADVIYDPLCIPHLIRVLSIILRQRKAHSHAPDENFEHLEENIAGTCEEKETLNRHLKEYDSLHSMSLCTSNKTSNRWRQTNKQGPVAYIASVIRSIDTFNYFLTVAEQAGLSVADLSEEIQVLDLLPYLQSYQRSNVKLFCVSCSS; encoded by the exons ATGGCTAACAAAGATCTCCGGCAGTTGGATACTCCACACACGCACTTAATCTCTGCGTTTCTCGCTATGGAATCTCCCGATTGCTTACTTTCTCTAGCTCG GGTGTGCGGTGGAGGTTCAGTAACGGAGAGCGTGCAGAGGTTTATTTGGGACCAATGTATTGGTAAAGCT GTTTCTGAGCAGAATGGGAATTTCTACAGACCCTacttaaaaaggtttctgaagaaGCTAATTGTGGAAGTTGAATCAACAGGTGCATATGTTCTTGACGAATTCTATGAACAATATGCCACTTTCATGATTTCTGTAAAG GATGATGATATGGCAAAAGGACTTTCAAGGATTTTGAAATGGGTTTCTTTCCTTTTTCCTGATG ATTGTTCAAAATCTGGGAAGCTAGTAATTCCATTGCAGTGCTCACTTAACTTGCTTGAAGGAGATACTGG CTGCTCGATCTGGCCATCAAGTCTTTTCTTGTCAGAATTTATTTTGTCATTTCCTGAGAAATTCTCAGGTAAATCTTGTTTTGAG GTAGGTTCAGGTGTTGGTTTAGTTGGCATATGTTTGGCCCATGTAAGAGCTTCGAAG GTGACACTAAGTGATGGTGACTTGTCTACCCTTGCAAATATGAAGCTTAATCTCGACCTGAATCAGTCATGTCTGAAAAGTGGTTTGCTAGAACCAACTAGAGAG GTCCAATGCAAATACCTGCCTTGGGAATCTGCATCTGAATGTGAGCTTCACGACATCATGCCAGATTTACT TTTGGCTGCAGATGTGATATATGATCCATTGTGCATTCCACATCTTATTCGGGTGCTTTCTATTATTCTGCGCCAAAGAAAAGCTCACTCCCATGCTCCCGATGAAAACTTTGAGCACTTGGAGGAAAACATTGCTGGTACATGTGAAGAAAAAGAAACTCTTAATAGGCATTTAAAAGAATATGATTCTTTGCATAGCATGTCCCTATGCACAAGCAACAAAACTTCAAATCGTTGGCGTCAAACAAATAAGCAAGGGCCCGTTGCATATATTGCTTCAGTTATACGCAGTATTGACACCTTTAATTATTTTCTTACAGTAGCAGAACAGGCTGGTCTCAGTGTCGCAGACCTTAGCGAGGAAATTCAGGTCCTTGATTTACTTCCATATCTGCAGTCATATCAGCGATCCAATGTGAAATTATTTTGTGTTTCTTGTTCATCTTAG
- the LOC141664270 gene encoding uncharacterized protein LOC141664270 isoform X2 — protein MANKDLRQLDTPHTHLISAFLAMESPDCLLSLARVCGGGSVTESVQRFIWDQCIGKAVSEQNGNFYRPYLKRFLKKLIVEVESTGAYVLDEFYEQYATFMISVKDDDMAKGLSRILKWVSFLFPDDCSKSGKLVIPLQCSLNLLEGDTGCSIWPSSLFLSEFILSFPEKFSGKSCFEVGSGVGLVGICLAHVRASKVTLSDGDLSTLANMKLNLDLNQSCLKSGLLEPTREVQCKYLPWESASECELHDIMPDLLLAADVIYDPLCIPHLIRVLSIILRQRKAHSHAPDENFEHLEENIAVAEQAGLSVADLSEEIQVLDLLPYLQSYQRSNVKLFCVSCSS, from the exons ATGGCTAACAAAGATCTCCGGCAGTTGGATACTCCACACACGCACTTAATCTCTGCGTTTCTCGCTATGGAATCTCCCGATTGCTTACTTTCTCTAGCTCG GGTGTGCGGTGGAGGTTCAGTAACGGAGAGCGTGCAGAGGTTTATTTGGGACCAATGTATTGGTAAAGCT GTTTCTGAGCAGAATGGGAATTTCTACAGACCCTacttaaaaaggtttctgaagaaGCTAATTGTGGAAGTTGAATCAACAGGTGCATATGTTCTTGACGAATTCTATGAACAATATGCCACTTTCATGATTTCTGTAAAG GATGATGATATGGCAAAAGGACTTTCAAGGATTTTGAAATGGGTTTCTTTCCTTTTTCCTGATG ATTGTTCAAAATCTGGGAAGCTAGTAATTCCATTGCAGTGCTCACTTAACTTGCTTGAAGGAGATACTGG CTGCTCGATCTGGCCATCAAGTCTTTTCTTGTCAGAATTTATTTTGTCATTTCCTGAGAAATTCTCAGGTAAATCTTGTTTTGAG GTAGGTTCAGGTGTTGGTTTAGTTGGCATATGTTTGGCCCATGTAAGAGCTTCGAAG GTGACACTAAGTGATGGTGACTTGTCTACCCTTGCAAATATGAAGCTTAATCTCGACCTGAATCAGTCATGTCTGAAAAGTGGTTTGCTAGAACCAACTAGAGAG GTCCAATGCAAATACCTGCCTTGGGAATCTGCATCTGAATGTGAGCTTCACGACATCATGCCAGATTTACT TTTGGCTGCAGATGTGATATATGATCCATTGTGCATTCCACATCTTATTCGGGTGCTTTCTATTATTCTGCGCCAAAGAAAAGCTCACTCCCATGCTCCCGATGAAAACTTTGAGCACTTGGAGGAAAACATTGCTG TAGCAGAACAGGCTGGTCTCAGTGTCGCAGACCTTAGCGAGGAAATTCAGGTCCTTGATTTACTTCCATATCTGCAGTCATATCAGCGATCCAATGTGAAATTATTTTGTGTTTCTTGTTCATCTTAG